A genomic region of Jaculus jaculus isolate mJacJac1 chromosome 10, mJacJac1.mat.Y.cur, whole genome shotgun sequence contains the following coding sequences:
- the Cd276 gene encoding CD276 antigen, with amino-acid sequence MPRGWSGPRVGVSVHTALGVLCLCLTGAVEVQVPEDPVVALVGTNTTLRCTFSPEPGFSLAQLNLIWQLTDTKQLVHSFAEGRDQGSAYANRTELFPDLLAQGNASLRLQRVRVADEGSFTCFVSIRDFGSAAVSLQVAAPYSKPSMTLEPNKDLRPGDMVTITCSSYQGYPEAEVFWQDGQGSPLTGNVTTSQMANEQGLFDVRSVLKVMLGANGTYSCLVRNPVLQQDAHGSVTITGQPMAFPPEALWVTVGLSVCLVVLLVALAFVCWRKIKQTCEEENAGAEDQDADGEGSKTALRPLKHSEGKEDDGQEIA; translated from the exons ATGCCTCGTGGATGGAGCGGCCCCcgtgtgggtgtgagtgtgcacacagcTCTGGGAGTCCTGTGCCTCTGTCTCACAG GAGCCGTGGAGGTCCAGGTTCCTGAAGATCCCGTGGTGGCCCTGGTTGGTACCAACACCACCCTCCGCTGCACCTTCTCACCGGAGCCTGGCTTCAGCCTGGCACAGCTCAACCTCATCTGGCAGCTGACGGACACCAAGCAGCTGGTGCACAGCTTTGCCGAGGGCCGGGACCAGGGCAGCGCCTATGCCAACCGCACAGAGCTCTTCCCggacctgctggcccagggcaaCGCGTCCCTGAGGCTGCAGCGCGTGCGCGTGGCCGATGAAGGCAGCTTCACCTGCTTTGTGAGCATCCGAGACTTCGGGAGCGCGGCCGTGAGCCTGCAGGTGGCCG CCCCCTACTCGAAGCCCAGCATGACCCTGGAGCCCAACAAGGACCTGCGCCCCGGGGACATGGTGACCATCACGTGCTCCAGCTACCAGGGCTACCCCGAGGCTGAGGTGTTCTGGCAGGATGGGCAGGGATCGCCCTTGACTGGCAACGTGACCACGTCGCAGATGGCCAATGAGCAGGGGTTGTTCGATGTACGCAGCGTGCTGAAGGTGATGCTGGGCGCCAACGGCACCTACAGCTGCCTGGTGCGCAACCCCGTGCTTCAGCAGGACGCGCATGGCTCTGTGACCATCACAG GGCAGCCCATGGCATTCCCCCCGGAGGCCCTGTGGGTGACGGTgggcctctctgtctgtcttgtgGTACTGCTGGTGGCCCTGGCCTTTGTGTGCTGGAGGAAGATCAAGCAGACCTGTGAGGAGGAGAATGCAG GAGCCGAGGACCAGGATGCGGATGGAGAAGGATCCAAGACAG cCCTGAGGCCTTTGAAACACTCTGAAGGCAAGGAAG ATGATGGACAAGAAATCGCCTGA